Proteins encoded in a region of the Salvelinus fontinalis isolate EN_2023a chromosome 17, ASM2944872v1, whole genome shotgun sequence genome:
- the LOC129813904 gene encoding phosphatidylinositol 4-phosphate 5-kinase type-1 gamma-like isoform X2 — MDTGRRGSTITSEMPSPTAQGLGPGQEKKIGHRRVDASGETTYKKTTSSALKGAIQLGIGYTVGNLSSKPERDVLMQDFYVVESIFFPSEGSNLTPAHHYPDFRFKTYAPVAFRYFRELFGIRPDDYLYSLCNEPLIELSNPGASGSIFYVTRDDEFIIKTVNAKEAEFLQKLLPGYYMNLNQNPRTLLPKFFGLYCVQCGGKNIRIVVMNNVLPRAVRMHLKFDLKGSTYKRRASKKEREKLNPTFKDLDFISDVPDGLTLDQDTYGALLKTLQRDGLVLESFKIMDYSLLLGVHNLGQAGRESQGSPAGGDEKKPVTQRALYSTAMESIQGGKTCRDTLDHDATMGGIPAVDGKGEQLLLFIGIIDILQSYRVIKKLEHSWKSLISNDGDTVSVHRPSFYADRFYKFCSTTVFRKSCSLRSSPSKRGRGGALPAPKNSVQTQLSIERVENQENEDLHLRAARGSRLLEEDGQREHPHTPPSFEDATTASIATTLSPNNSLPTTPFDTPEHPRFRRPTHSPRDHEDSFRSQLEVVEVHDQTVTVAVEVKREPTTSVVPEDLQDTKVTEEKVITQDTAAAPTSSTPLSTPPSSSTPPSSTPPSSFPPASTLPHSLPPSISSSSAPHSNSTLPYSFTRPSSTPQSSAVIASTLPPSAVPQASAPPSSTTPASTHPSSSPHSSLLPTTPPFSLPPSPQVTAERYSSNHLSVTSSVSHNSLEGEVPVSDIYFNQEDRSWMYSPLHYGSESRHDSDGESQMYSPHLPHKGKTSTILHLYHTREKPLLFSTSTTEGKNLHYSPPLPHKGKSPLFSTSTTEGKNLHYSPPLPHKGKTSTILHLYHTREKPPLFSTSTTEGENLHYSPHLPQKGKTSTILHIYHTREKPPLFSTSTTEGENLHYSPPLLQKGKTYTILHIYHTRGKPTVKYEIDERNIVKRKGKTELSCL; from the exons ACACTGGTCGTAGGGGGTCTACAATAACTAGTGAG ATGCCGTCCCCCACAGCTCAGGGTCTAGGCCCAGGTCAGGAGAAGAAGATCGGCCACAGGAGAGTAGATGCCTCTGGAGAGACCACCTATAAGAAG ACCACGTCCTCTGCCCTGAAAGGTGCCATCCAGCTGGGCATCGGCTACACGGTGGGCAACCTGAGCTCCAAGCCAGAGAGAGATGTCCTCATGCAGGACTTCTACGTGGTGGAGAGCATCTTCTTTCCCAG TGAGGGCAGTAACCTGACTCCTGCCCATCACTACCCAGACTTCAGGTTTAAGACCTATGCCCCCGTGGCCTTCCGCTACTTCCGAGAACTGTTTGGGATCCGACCAGATGACTACCTG TACTCTCTATGTAACGAGCCACTGATCGAGCTGTCCAACCCGGGGGCCAGCGGCTCCATATTCTACGTAACCAGGGACGACGAGTTCATCATCAAAACAGTCAATGCCAAGGAGGCGGAGTTTCTGCAGAAACTACTTCCTGGATACTACATG aaTCTGAATCAGAACCCGAGGACCCTGCTTCCTAAGTTCTTTGGTCTCTACTGCGTCCAGTGTGGTGGTAAAAACATCCGTATTGTGGTCATGAACAATGTGTTACCGCGCGCCGTACGCATGCACCTCAAGTTCGACCTGAAGGGCTCCACGTATAAACGGCGTGCGtcgaagaaagagagggagaaattgAATCCCACCTTTAAAGATCTGGACTTTATATCAGATGTACCGGACGGACTGACACTGGATCAGGATACATATGGTGCTCTGCTTAAGACCCTACAGAGAGATGggctg GTGCTCGAGAGCTTTAAAATCATGGATTACAGTCTGTTGCTTGGGGTCCATAACCTGGGCCAGGCTGGGAGAGAGTCCCAGGGCTCACCAGCAGGGGGCGATGAGAAGAAACCTGTGACCCAGAGAGCCCTCTACTCTACTGCCATGGAGTCTATACAGGGAGGGAAGACGTGTAGAGACACACTAGACCACGATGCTAC aatgGGTGGTATTCCTGCAGTGGATGGTAAAGGGGAACAACTCCTTCTTTTTATTGGAATCATCGACATCCTGCAGTCTTACAG GGTCATCAAGAAACTGGAACACTCATGGAAGTCTCTGATTAGTAATGACGGG gacacAGTGTCAGTCCACAGGCCTAGTTTCTATGCAGACAGGTTCTACAAGTTCTGCAGCACCACTGTCTTCAGAAAGAGCTGCT CCCTGAGGTCTTCTCCCTCCAAGAGGGGGCGAGGAGGGGCTCTGCCCGCACCCAAAAACAGTGTCCAAACACAGCTCTCCATAGAAAGAGTGGAGAACCAGGAGAACGAGGACCTGCACCTCAGAGCGGCTCGCGGCTCCCGCCTGCTGGAGGAGGACG gtcaGAGAGAGCACCCCCACACTCCTCCATCTTTTGAGGATGCGACCACAGCATCCATTGCGACCACTCTCTCCCCCAACAACTCTCTCCCTACCACACCGTTTGACACACCAGAACACCCACGCTTCAG GAGGCCAACTCATTCTCCACGGGACCATGAAGACAG TTTCAGGTCACAGCTGGAAGTAGTGGAGGTGCACGATCAAACCGTCACTGTGGCGGTGGAGGTGAAGAGGGAACctacaaccag TGTGGTTCCAGAGGACCTTCAGGATACTAAAGTAACAGAGGAGAAAGTCATCACACAGGACACAGCTGCTGCCCccacctcctctacacctctttcaacccctccttcctcctccacccctccatcctccacccctccctcctcatTCCCTCCAGCTTCCACTCTCCCTCATTCACTTCCTCCCTCAATCTCTTCCTCCTCTGCCCCTCACTCTAACTCCACTCTGCCCTATTCTTTCACTCGTCCTTCCTCCACCCCTCAGTCATCAGCTGTCATCGCCTCCACCCTTCCACCCTCTGCAGTCCCTCAAGCCTCCGCCCCTCCCTCTTCCACCACTCCTGCAtctacccacccctcctcctctccccattctTCACTCCTTCCCAccacccctcccttctctctccctccgagCCCCCAGGTGACAGCGGAACGCTATTCGTCCAATCATCTGTCTGTCACCTCGTCCGTCAGCCACAACTCACTGGAGGGGGAGGTGCCAGTCTCTGACATCTACTTC AATCAGGAGGACAGGAGCTGGATGTACTCTCCGCTGCACTACGGCTCAGAGTCCAGACATGACTCTGATGGGGAGAGCCAGATG TATTCTCCACATCTACCACACAAGGGAAAAACCTCCACTATTCTCCACCTCTACCACACAAGGGAAAAACCTCTACTATTCTCCACATCTACCACAGAAGGGAAAAACCTCCACTATTCTCCACCTCTACCACACAAGGGAAAATCTCCACTATTCTCCACCTCTACTACAGAAGGGAAAAACCTCCACTATTCTCCACCTCTACCACACAAGGGAAAAACCTCCACTATTCTCCACCTCTACCACACAAGGGAAAAACCTCCACTATTCTCCACATCTACCACAGAAGGGGAAAATCTCCACTATTCTCCACATCTACCACAGAAGGGGAAAACCTCCACTATTCTCCACATCTACCACACAAGGGAAAAACCTCCACTATTCTCCACATCTACCACAGAAGGGGAAAACCTCCACTATTCTCCACCTCTACTACAGAAGGGGAAAACCTACACTATTCTCCACATCTACCACACAAGGGGAAAACCTACAGTAAAATATGAAATTGATGAGAGAAATATAGTAAAAAGAAAGGGCAAAACAGAATTGAGCTGTTTGTGA
- the LOC129813904 gene encoding phosphatidylinositol 4-phosphate 5-kinase type-1 gamma-like isoform X1 → MDTGRRGSTITSEMPSPTAQGLGPGQEKKIGHRRVDASGETTYKKTTSSALKGAIQLGIGYTVGNLSSKPERDVLMQDFYVVESIFFPSEGSNLTPAHHYPDFRFKTYAPVAFRYFRELFGIRPDDYLYSLCNEPLIELSNPGASGSIFYVTRDDEFIIKTVNAKEAEFLQKLLPGYYMNLNQNPRTLLPKFFGLYCVQCGGKNIRIVVMNNVLPRAVRMHLKFDLKGSTYKRRASKKEREKLNPTFKDLDFISDVPDGLTLDQDTYGALLKTLQRDGLVLESFKIMDYSLLLGVHNLGQAGRESQGSPAGGDEKKPVTQRALYSTAMESIQGGKTCRDTLDHDATMGGIPAVDGKGEQLLLFIGIIDILQSYRVIKKLEHSWKSLISNDGDTVSVHRPSFYADRFYKFCSTTVFRKSCSLRSSPSKRGRGGALPAPKNSVQTQLSIERVENQENEDLHLRAARGSRLLEEDGQREHPHTPPSFEDATTASIATTLSPNNSLPTTPFDTPEHPRFRRPTHSPRDHEDSFRSQLEVVEVHDQTVTVAVEVKREPTTSVVPEDLQDTKVTEEKVITQDTAAAPTSSTPLSTPPSSSTPPSSTPPSSFPPASTLPHSLPPSISSSSAPHSNSTLPYSFTRPSSTPQSSAVIASTLPPSAVPQASAPPSSTTPASTHPSSSPHSSLLPTTPPFSLPPSPQVTAERYSSNHLSVTSSVSHNSLEGEVPVSDIYFYADGRYWVYSPMLGRKKLNSSSSCNNQEDRSWMYSPLHYGSESRHDSDGESQMYSPHLPHKGKTSTILHLYHTREKPLLFSTSTTEGKNLHYSPPLPHKGKSPLFSTSTTEGKNLHYSPPLPHKGKTSTILHLYHTREKPPLFSTSTTEGENLHYSPHLPQKGKTSTILHIYHTREKPPLFSTSTTEGENLHYSPPLLQKGKTYTILHIYHTRGKPTVKYEIDERNIVKRKGKTELSCL, encoded by the exons ACACTGGTCGTAGGGGGTCTACAATAACTAGTGAG ATGCCGTCCCCCACAGCTCAGGGTCTAGGCCCAGGTCAGGAGAAGAAGATCGGCCACAGGAGAGTAGATGCCTCTGGAGAGACCACCTATAAGAAG ACCACGTCCTCTGCCCTGAAAGGTGCCATCCAGCTGGGCATCGGCTACACGGTGGGCAACCTGAGCTCCAAGCCAGAGAGAGATGTCCTCATGCAGGACTTCTACGTGGTGGAGAGCATCTTCTTTCCCAG TGAGGGCAGTAACCTGACTCCTGCCCATCACTACCCAGACTTCAGGTTTAAGACCTATGCCCCCGTGGCCTTCCGCTACTTCCGAGAACTGTTTGGGATCCGACCAGATGACTACCTG TACTCTCTATGTAACGAGCCACTGATCGAGCTGTCCAACCCGGGGGCCAGCGGCTCCATATTCTACGTAACCAGGGACGACGAGTTCATCATCAAAACAGTCAATGCCAAGGAGGCGGAGTTTCTGCAGAAACTACTTCCTGGATACTACATG aaTCTGAATCAGAACCCGAGGACCCTGCTTCCTAAGTTCTTTGGTCTCTACTGCGTCCAGTGTGGTGGTAAAAACATCCGTATTGTGGTCATGAACAATGTGTTACCGCGCGCCGTACGCATGCACCTCAAGTTCGACCTGAAGGGCTCCACGTATAAACGGCGTGCGtcgaagaaagagagggagaaattgAATCCCACCTTTAAAGATCTGGACTTTATATCAGATGTACCGGACGGACTGACACTGGATCAGGATACATATGGTGCTCTGCTTAAGACCCTACAGAGAGATGggctg GTGCTCGAGAGCTTTAAAATCATGGATTACAGTCTGTTGCTTGGGGTCCATAACCTGGGCCAGGCTGGGAGAGAGTCCCAGGGCTCACCAGCAGGGGGCGATGAGAAGAAACCTGTGACCCAGAGAGCCCTCTACTCTACTGCCATGGAGTCTATACAGGGAGGGAAGACGTGTAGAGACACACTAGACCACGATGCTAC aatgGGTGGTATTCCTGCAGTGGATGGTAAAGGGGAACAACTCCTTCTTTTTATTGGAATCATCGACATCCTGCAGTCTTACAG GGTCATCAAGAAACTGGAACACTCATGGAAGTCTCTGATTAGTAATGACGGG gacacAGTGTCAGTCCACAGGCCTAGTTTCTATGCAGACAGGTTCTACAAGTTCTGCAGCACCACTGTCTTCAGAAAGAGCTGCT CCCTGAGGTCTTCTCCCTCCAAGAGGGGGCGAGGAGGGGCTCTGCCCGCACCCAAAAACAGTGTCCAAACACAGCTCTCCATAGAAAGAGTGGAGAACCAGGAGAACGAGGACCTGCACCTCAGAGCGGCTCGCGGCTCCCGCCTGCTGGAGGAGGACG gtcaGAGAGAGCACCCCCACACTCCTCCATCTTTTGAGGATGCGACCACAGCATCCATTGCGACCACTCTCTCCCCCAACAACTCTCTCCCTACCACACCGTTTGACACACCAGAACACCCACGCTTCAG GAGGCCAACTCATTCTCCACGGGACCATGAAGACAG TTTCAGGTCACAGCTGGAAGTAGTGGAGGTGCACGATCAAACCGTCACTGTGGCGGTGGAGGTGAAGAGGGAACctacaaccag TGTGGTTCCAGAGGACCTTCAGGATACTAAAGTAACAGAGGAGAAAGTCATCACACAGGACACAGCTGCTGCCCccacctcctctacacctctttcaacccctccttcctcctccacccctccatcctccacccctccctcctcatTCCCTCCAGCTTCCACTCTCCCTCATTCACTTCCTCCCTCAATCTCTTCCTCCTCTGCCCCTCACTCTAACTCCACTCTGCCCTATTCTTTCACTCGTCCTTCCTCCACCCCTCAGTCATCAGCTGTCATCGCCTCCACCCTTCCACCCTCTGCAGTCCCTCAAGCCTCCGCCCCTCCCTCTTCCACCACTCCTGCAtctacccacccctcctcctctccccattctTCACTCCTTCCCAccacccctcccttctctctccctccgagCCCCCAGGTGACAGCGGAACGCTATTCGTCCAATCATCTGTCTGTCACCTCGTCCGTCAGCCACAACTCACTGGAGGGGGAGGTGCCAGTCTCTGACATCTACTTC TATGCTGATGGGAGGTACTGGGTGTACTCCCCAATGCTGGGTCGTAAGAAACTCAACTCAAGCTCAAGCTGCAAT AATCAGGAGGACAGGAGCTGGATGTACTCTCCGCTGCACTACGGCTCAGAGTCCAGACATGACTCTGATGGGGAGAGCCAGATG TATTCTCCACATCTACCACACAAGGGAAAAACCTCCACTATTCTCCACCTCTACCACACAAGGGAAAAACCTCTACTATTCTCCACATCTACCACAGAAGGGAAAAACCTCCACTATTCTCCACCTCTACCACACAAGGGAAAATCTCCACTATTCTCCACCTCTACTACAGAAGGGAAAAACCTCCACTATTCTCCACCTCTACCACACAAGGGAAAAACCTCCACTATTCTCCACCTCTACCACACAAGGGAAAAACCTCCACTATTCTCCACATCTACCACAGAAGGGGAAAATCTCCACTATTCTCCACATCTACCACAGAAGGGGAAAACCTCCACTATTCTCCACATCTACCACACAAGGGAAAAACCTCCACTATTCTCCACATCTACCACAGAAGGGGAAAACCTCCACTATTCTCCACCTCTACTACAGAAGGGGAAAACCTACACTATTCTCCACATCTACCACACAAGGGGAAAACCTACAGTAAAATATGAAATTGATGAGAGAAATATAGTAAAAAGAAAGGGCAAAACAGAATTGAGCTGTTTGTGA
- the LOC129813904 gene encoding phosphatidylinositol 4-phosphate 5-kinase type-1 gamma-like isoform X4 yields the protein MDTGRRGSTITSEMPSPTAQGLGPGQEKKIGHRRVDASGETTYKKTTSSALKGAIQLGIGYTVGNLSSKPERDVLMQDFYVVESIFFPSEGSNLTPAHHYPDFRFKTYAPVAFRYFRELFGIRPDDYLYSLCNEPLIELSNPGASGSIFYVTRDDEFIIKTVNAKEAEFLQKLLPGYYMNLNQNPRTLLPKFFGLYCVQCGGKNIRIVVMNNVLPRAVRMHLKFDLKGSTYKRRASKKEREKLNPTFKDLDFISDVPDGLTLDQDTYGALLKTLQRDGLVLESFKIMDYSLLLGVHNLGQAGRESQGSPAGGDEKKPVTQRALYSTAMESIQGGKTCRDTLDHDATMGGIPAVDGKGEQLLLFIGIIDILQSYRVIKKLEHSWKSLISNDGDTVSVHRPSFYADRFYKFCSTTVFRKSCSLRSSPSKRGRGGALPAPKNSVQTQLSIERVENQENEDLHLRAARGSRLLEEDGQREHPHTPPSFEDATTASIATTLSPNNSLPTTPFDTPEHPRFRRPTHSPRDHEDSFRSQLEVVEVHDQTVTVAVEVKREPTTSVVPEDLQDTKVTEEKVITQDTAAAPTSSTPLSTPPSSSTPPSSTPPSSFPPASTLPHSLPPSISSSSAPHSNSTLPYSFTRPSSTPQSSAVIASTLPPSAVPQASAPPSSTTPASTHPSSSPHSSLLPTTPPFSLPPSPQVTAERYSSNHLSVTSSVSHNSLEGEVPVSDIYFYADGRYWVYSPMLGRKKLNSSSSCNNQEDRSWMYSPLHYGSESRHDSDGESQM from the exons ACACTGGTCGTAGGGGGTCTACAATAACTAGTGAG ATGCCGTCCCCCACAGCTCAGGGTCTAGGCCCAGGTCAGGAGAAGAAGATCGGCCACAGGAGAGTAGATGCCTCTGGAGAGACCACCTATAAGAAG ACCACGTCCTCTGCCCTGAAAGGTGCCATCCAGCTGGGCATCGGCTACACGGTGGGCAACCTGAGCTCCAAGCCAGAGAGAGATGTCCTCATGCAGGACTTCTACGTGGTGGAGAGCATCTTCTTTCCCAG TGAGGGCAGTAACCTGACTCCTGCCCATCACTACCCAGACTTCAGGTTTAAGACCTATGCCCCCGTGGCCTTCCGCTACTTCCGAGAACTGTTTGGGATCCGACCAGATGACTACCTG TACTCTCTATGTAACGAGCCACTGATCGAGCTGTCCAACCCGGGGGCCAGCGGCTCCATATTCTACGTAACCAGGGACGACGAGTTCATCATCAAAACAGTCAATGCCAAGGAGGCGGAGTTTCTGCAGAAACTACTTCCTGGATACTACATG aaTCTGAATCAGAACCCGAGGACCCTGCTTCCTAAGTTCTTTGGTCTCTACTGCGTCCAGTGTGGTGGTAAAAACATCCGTATTGTGGTCATGAACAATGTGTTACCGCGCGCCGTACGCATGCACCTCAAGTTCGACCTGAAGGGCTCCACGTATAAACGGCGTGCGtcgaagaaagagagggagaaattgAATCCCACCTTTAAAGATCTGGACTTTATATCAGATGTACCGGACGGACTGACACTGGATCAGGATACATATGGTGCTCTGCTTAAGACCCTACAGAGAGATGggctg GTGCTCGAGAGCTTTAAAATCATGGATTACAGTCTGTTGCTTGGGGTCCATAACCTGGGCCAGGCTGGGAGAGAGTCCCAGGGCTCACCAGCAGGGGGCGATGAGAAGAAACCTGTGACCCAGAGAGCCCTCTACTCTACTGCCATGGAGTCTATACAGGGAGGGAAGACGTGTAGAGACACACTAGACCACGATGCTAC aatgGGTGGTATTCCTGCAGTGGATGGTAAAGGGGAACAACTCCTTCTTTTTATTGGAATCATCGACATCCTGCAGTCTTACAG GGTCATCAAGAAACTGGAACACTCATGGAAGTCTCTGATTAGTAATGACGGG gacacAGTGTCAGTCCACAGGCCTAGTTTCTATGCAGACAGGTTCTACAAGTTCTGCAGCACCACTGTCTTCAGAAAGAGCTGCT CCCTGAGGTCTTCTCCCTCCAAGAGGGGGCGAGGAGGGGCTCTGCCCGCACCCAAAAACAGTGTCCAAACACAGCTCTCCATAGAAAGAGTGGAGAACCAGGAGAACGAGGACCTGCACCTCAGAGCGGCTCGCGGCTCCCGCCTGCTGGAGGAGGACG gtcaGAGAGAGCACCCCCACACTCCTCCATCTTTTGAGGATGCGACCACAGCATCCATTGCGACCACTCTCTCCCCCAACAACTCTCTCCCTACCACACCGTTTGACACACCAGAACACCCACGCTTCAG GAGGCCAACTCATTCTCCACGGGACCATGAAGACAG TTTCAGGTCACAGCTGGAAGTAGTGGAGGTGCACGATCAAACCGTCACTGTGGCGGTGGAGGTGAAGAGGGAACctacaaccag TGTGGTTCCAGAGGACCTTCAGGATACTAAAGTAACAGAGGAGAAAGTCATCACACAGGACACAGCTGCTGCCCccacctcctctacacctctttcaacccctccttcctcctccacccctccatcctccacccctccctcctcatTCCCTCCAGCTTCCACTCTCCCTCATTCACTTCCTCCCTCAATCTCTTCCTCCTCTGCCCCTCACTCTAACTCCACTCTGCCCTATTCTTTCACTCGTCCTTCCTCCACCCCTCAGTCATCAGCTGTCATCGCCTCCACCCTTCCACCCTCTGCAGTCCCTCAAGCCTCCGCCCCTCCCTCTTCCACCACTCCTGCAtctacccacccctcctcctctccccattctTCACTCCTTCCCAccacccctcccttctctctccctccgagCCCCCAGGTGACAGCGGAACGCTATTCGTCCAATCATCTGTCTGTCACCTCGTCCGTCAGCCACAACTCACTGGAGGGGGAGGTGCCAGTCTCTGACATCTACTTC TATGCTGATGGGAGGTACTGGGTGTACTCCCCAATGCTGGGTCGTAAGAAACTCAACTCAAGCTCAAGCTGCAAT AATCAGGAGGACAGGAGCTGGATGTACTCTCCGCTGCACTACGGCTCAGAGTCCAGACATGACTCTGATGGGGAGAGCCAGATG TAA
- the LOC129813904 gene encoding phosphatidylinositol 4-phosphate 5-kinase type-1 gamma-like isoform X3 has translation MDTGRRGSTITSEMPSPTAQGLGPGQEKKIGHRRVDASGETTYKKTTSSALKGAIQLGIGYTVGNLSSKPERDVLMQDFYVVESIFFPSEGSNLTPAHHYPDFRFKTYAPVAFRYFRELFGIRPDDYLYSLCNEPLIELSNPGASGSIFYVTRDDEFIIKTVNAKEAEFLQKLLPGYYMNLNQNPRTLLPKFFGLYCVQCGGKNIRIVVMNNVLPRAVRMHLKFDLKGSTYKRRASKKEREKLNPTFKDLDFISDVPDGLTLDQDTYGALLKTLQRDGLVLESFKIMDYSLLLGVHNLGQAGRESQGSPAGGDEKKPVTQRALYSTAMESIQGGKTCRDTLDHDATMGGIPAVDGKGEQLLLFIGIIDILQSYRVIKKLEHSWKSLISNDGDTVSVHRPSFYADRFYKFCSTTVFRKSCSLRSSPSKRGRGGALPAPKNSVQTQLSIERVENQENEDLHLRAARGSRLLEEDGQREHPHTPPSFEDATTASIATTLSPNNSLPTTPFDTPEHPRFRRPTHSPRDHEDSFRSQLEVVEVHDQTVTVAVEVKREPTTSVVPEDLQDTKVTEEKVITQDTAAAPTSSTPLSTPPSSSTPPSSTPPSSFPPASTLPHSLPPSISSSSAPHSNSTLPYSFTRPSSTPQSSAVIASTLPPSAVPQASAPPSSTTPASTHPSSSPHSSLLPTTPPFSLPPSPQVTAERYSSNHLSVTSSVSHNSLEGEVPVSDIYFYADGRYWVYSPMLGRKKLNSSSSCNNQEDRSWMYSPLHYGSESRHDSDGESQMLCEVSNVSKSLERIEDYRLKL, from the exons ACACTGGTCGTAGGGGGTCTACAATAACTAGTGAG ATGCCGTCCCCCACAGCTCAGGGTCTAGGCCCAGGTCAGGAGAAGAAGATCGGCCACAGGAGAGTAGATGCCTCTGGAGAGACCACCTATAAGAAG ACCACGTCCTCTGCCCTGAAAGGTGCCATCCAGCTGGGCATCGGCTACACGGTGGGCAACCTGAGCTCCAAGCCAGAGAGAGATGTCCTCATGCAGGACTTCTACGTGGTGGAGAGCATCTTCTTTCCCAG TGAGGGCAGTAACCTGACTCCTGCCCATCACTACCCAGACTTCAGGTTTAAGACCTATGCCCCCGTGGCCTTCCGCTACTTCCGAGAACTGTTTGGGATCCGACCAGATGACTACCTG TACTCTCTATGTAACGAGCCACTGATCGAGCTGTCCAACCCGGGGGCCAGCGGCTCCATATTCTACGTAACCAGGGACGACGAGTTCATCATCAAAACAGTCAATGCCAAGGAGGCGGAGTTTCTGCAGAAACTACTTCCTGGATACTACATG aaTCTGAATCAGAACCCGAGGACCCTGCTTCCTAAGTTCTTTGGTCTCTACTGCGTCCAGTGTGGTGGTAAAAACATCCGTATTGTGGTCATGAACAATGTGTTACCGCGCGCCGTACGCATGCACCTCAAGTTCGACCTGAAGGGCTCCACGTATAAACGGCGTGCGtcgaagaaagagagggagaaattgAATCCCACCTTTAAAGATCTGGACTTTATATCAGATGTACCGGACGGACTGACACTGGATCAGGATACATATGGTGCTCTGCTTAAGACCCTACAGAGAGATGggctg GTGCTCGAGAGCTTTAAAATCATGGATTACAGTCTGTTGCTTGGGGTCCATAACCTGGGCCAGGCTGGGAGAGAGTCCCAGGGCTCACCAGCAGGGGGCGATGAGAAGAAACCTGTGACCCAGAGAGCCCTCTACTCTACTGCCATGGAGTCTATACAGGGAGGGAAGACGTGTAGAGACACACTAGACCACGATGCTAC aatgGGTGGTATTCCTGCAGTGGATGGTAAAGGGGAACAACTCCTTCTTTTTATTGGAATCATCGACATCCTGCAGTCTTACAG GGTCATCAAGAAACTGGAACACTCATGGAAGTCTCTGATTAGTAATGACGGG gacacAGTGTCAGTCCACAGGCCTAGTTTCTATGCAGACAGGTTCTACAAGTTCTGCAGCACCACTGTCTTCAGAAAGAGCTGCT CCCTGAGGTCTTCTCCCTCCAAGAGGGGGCGAGGAGGGGCTCTGCCCGCACCCAAAAACAGTGTCCAAACACAGCTCTCCATAGAAAGAGTGGAGAACCAGGAGAACGAGGACCTGCACCTCAGAGCGGCTCGCGGCTCCCGCCTGCTGGAGGAGGACG gtcaGAGAGAGCACCCCCACACTCCTCCATCTTTTGAGGATGCGACCACAGCATCCATTGCGACCACTCTCTCCCCCAACAACTCTCTCCCTACCACACCGTTTGACACACCAGAACACCCACGCTTCAG GAGGCCAACTCATTCTCCACGGGACCATGAAGACAG TTTCAGGTCACAGCTGGAAGTAGTGGAGGTGCACGATCAAACCGTCACTGTGGCGGTGGAGGTGAAGAGGGAACctacaaccag TGTGGTTCCAGAGGACCTTCAGGATACTAAAGTAACAGAGGAGAAAGTCATCACACAGGACACAGCTGCTGCCCccacctcctctacacctctttcaacccctccttcctcctccacccctccatcctccacccctccctcctcatTCCCTCCAGCTTCCACTCTCCCTCATTCACTTCCTCCCTCAATCTCTTCCTCCTCTGCCCCTCACTCTAACTCCACTCTGCCCTATTCTTTCACTCGTCCTTCCTCCACCCCTCAGTCATCAGCTGTCATCGCCTCCACCCTTCCACCCTCTGCAGTCCCTCAAGCCTCCGCCCCTCCCTCTTCCACCACTCCTGCAtctacccacccctcctcctctccccattctTCACTCCTTCCCAccacccctcccttctctctccctccgagCCCCCAGGTGACAGCGGAACGCTATTCGTCCAATCATCTGTCTGTCACCTCGTCCGTCAGCCACAACTCACTGGAGGGGGAGGTGCCAGTCTCTGACATCTACTTC TATGCTGATGGGAGGTACTGGGTGTACTCCCCAATGCTGGGTCGTAAGAAACTCAACTCAAGCTCAAGCTGCAAT AATCAGGAGGACAGGAGCTGGATGTACTCTCCGCTGCACTACGGCTCAGAGTCCAGACATGACTCTGATGGGGAGAGCCAGATG TTGTGTGAAGTGTCCAATGTAAGCAAATCACTTGAGAGGATTGAAGACTACAGGCTGAAGCTGTGA